The genomic stretch TTGAGGCGCAGGCAGGCCTCGGGGTCCCGTCCCGCGGGCAGTTGCTTGATGACTCCCACGGCATTCAGCAGAACGGCGGGGCGCAGCTCGTCCATCAGGGCGGCCAGGTCCGCCTCCCTGTTCGCGTCCACCCCGCTTCGCAGGAGCCGGGTGGGGCTTTCCTTCCGGCGCAGGCCCGCATGATCGGCACGCAGGGTGCCCAGCACCTCATGGCGCCCGCCCAGTTGAAGCCAAAGTTGATGGCCGAGCATGCCGCCGGCGCCCAGGACAAGCACTTTCACGCGGTCCAGTGTAGGGCTCGGCCCCTCACAAGTCAAGGCGGGGGCAGCGGGGACGCTTCGGGCGCCCGCCGCCCAGGGTGTTGGGGCGCGCGGTTTGTTGGGCAGGCCCTGATTGATAGCTTCCCGCGTCACCACGGGGAGGACGGATGCTGCAACGATTCCGCGCATGGCTCATCGTGAGGCCGGACCAGGGGCAGTGCCGCGACGCCGGCTTGGCCTTCACCCTGATCCTGCTGCTGACCTTTGCCTTCACGCGGGCGGATCCCCTCCTCCCCGGGGCGATCGTCGTCCTGGTCTTGGCCATGGCATGGCCCGGGATCTTCCGCCCATTCGCCGTCCTCTGGTTCGGGCTGGCGCGCGTGCTGGGCGCCTTTGTCTCCCGTGTGCTGCTGATCGTCGTGTTCCTGGCGCTGGTCACACCGGTGGGTCTCCTGCGACGCATGCTGGGACGGGACGCCCTGCAACTCAAGGAATTCAAGCGCGGCACGGACTCCGTGATGCGGCGGCGACAACACCGTTACGTGGGTCAGGATCTGACCAACCCCTATTGAAGGAGCAGGCGAATGGAATTCTTGCGCGATCTGTGGGGTTTCATGCGAATGCGCCGCAAGTACTGGCTGCTTCCCTTGTTGGCCGTGCTGCTGGTGTTCGGGGCCCTGATCGTGCTCAGCAGCGGCTCGGCGCTTGCCCCCTTCATCTACACCCTGTTCTAGCAGCGCCATGCCGGACGCGATCCTGGGCATTTCCGCCTATTACCACGACAGCGCCGCCGCCCTGCTCATCGACGGGGAACTTGTCGCGGCGGCGCACGAGGAGCGTTTCTCCCGCCGCAAGCACGACCCCGCTTTCCCGCTGCAGGCCGCGCGCTACGTCCTGGAGGAGGGCGGCCTGGGGCGCGGCGCCCTGTCCGCCGTCGCTTTCTATGACAAACCTCTTATCAAGTTCGAGCGCTTGCTCGAGACCTATCACGGCTTCGCGCCCCGGGGCCTGAACAGCTTCCTCGCCGCGATTCCGCAGTGGATCCGCGAGAAGCTCTTCATGAAGCGCCTGCTGCGGACCGAGTTGGCGAAACTGGGCGTGGGCGAAGTCCCCCTGCTCTTCCCGGAGCACCATTTGTCCCATGCGGCCAGCGCCTTCTATCCATCACCCTTCGAAGAGGCGGCCATCCTGACCTTGGACGGCGTGGGGGAATGGGCGACGACCATCATCGGGAAGGGGAGCGGCAAAGAGATCGACGTGCTGCGCGAGCTGCACTTCCCCCATTCCATCGGCCTGCTCTACTCCGCCTTCACCGCCTACACGGGCTTCCGCGTCAACAGCGGTGAGTACAAGCTGATGGGCCTGGCGCCCTACGGGAACGCCGACTCCCCCGAGACGCGGCGCTTCGTCCAGCTCATCCTGGACGAGCTGGTGGATCTGCGGGCGGATGGCTCGCTCCTGCTCAACATGGCCTACTTCCAGTTCGCCACCGGCCTGCGCATGTGCCATGAGCGCAAGTGGGAGGCCCTCTTCGGGCTGCCGCCGCGCGCCTCCGAAAGCGAGATCACGCAGCACCACATGAACCTGGCCAACGCCATCCAGCACGTCACGGAAGAGGCTGTGCTGCGCCTGGCCCGCGCGGCACGCGAGGCGACGGGCTGCCGCGACCTTGTGATGGCCGGCGGCGTCGCCCTCAACAGCGTGGCCAACGGCAGGCTGTTGCGGGAGAGGATCTTCGAGCGGATCTGGATCCAGCCGGCGGCGGGCGACGCCGGCGGCGCCCTGGGCGCGGCCTATGCCGCCCGGCACATCTGGCAGGGCCGGGAGCGCACCATCCATCCCCAGGGTCGGGACCAGATGGCCGGGGCCTACCTAGGTCCCGCGTACGGCACACGGGAAATTGCGCGCGTCGCCCGTCGCCATCAGGCGCCCTTCCGGCAGTACGACGACTTCTCCGAGCTGGCAGCGGAATGCGCGCGCCTGCTGGCGGATGGCCGGGTCATCGGCTGGTTCCAGGGCCGCATGGAGTTCGGACCCCGGGCGCTGGGCAACCGGAGCATCCTGGGGGATGCCCGCCACCCGGACATGCAGAAAAAGATGAACCTCAAGATCAAGTACCGCGAGGGATTCCGCCCTTTCGCGCCGTCGGTCCTCGAGGAGGACGTGGGCGAGTACTTCGACCTTGACGTGCCCTCGCCCTACATGCTCCTGGTGGTCCCCGTGCAGCCCGCCCGACGGCGGCCCGTGCCCGACGGCTACCAGGACCTCGAGCTGTACGACCGGCTCTACTGGCAGCGCTCGGACATCCCCGCCGTGACCCATGTCGACTACTCGGCCCGCATCCAGAGCGTCAGCCGCGTGGACAACCCGCGCTACTGGACCCTCATCAACGAGTTCAAGCGCCAGTCCGGCTGTGGCGTGATTGTCAACACCAGTTTCAACGTGCGGGGCGAGCCCATCGTCTGCACGCCGGAGGATGCCTACCGCTGCTTCATGCGCACGGAGATGGACCATCTGGCCATGGGCAACTGCCTCTTTGACAAGCAGCGGCAGGGGACGTGGACGGACGATGGCAACTGGCGCGAGGACTTCGTCCTGGACTGACGACCCGCCCGGCCATGATCGGTGACGGGGTCCGACCATGCCGCGCTTCCCGTTGGCTTAGGGTAGGAACCCGGTCCCGCCGGATCCGTCCTCGAGGCAGGCACGGATGGCCTCCGCCGCCAGCCGGTGGCCGGAGGCGTTCCAGTGGCCGTCGTGCTGGAAGTGGTGGTCGAGGGGCCGTCCCTCCCGCTCCAGGACAGCGCTCATATCCACCACCTTGAAGCCCGCCCCAGCCAGGATCCCCACGAAGTGCCCGTGGACCGAGCGCTCCTCTGCCTGGTGGTCGCCCAGCCAGAGGGCGCGCGAAGGGATGACCAGCACCAGCAGTTCGCGCGGTCTGTGGGCTGCCGCCAGACGCTGCAACTCCCGCAGCGTGCTTTGCATCCGCTTGGGCGTGGCCGTCTTTCCTGCCAGAGCCTCCTCATCCGAGCGGACCAGTCCCACCCGAAGCGCCGCCTCCCGCAAGGCGGGGGTGTGATGGACCGCCGCCGTGAAGGCGTTGTAGGCCGCGGACTGGGTCGTCAGGACGCGCTTCAGGCGGCGCAGCGGCCTGAAGCGCCCCGCCGTCGGCCGCGCTTGGGCCTGCCGCTCGCGCCGGCGGTCATAGTCCAACAGGTCGTTCTCCATGCACAACCCCACGATGAGGCGCTCGATGCGGGCGCCCCGCGCCTGGGCATAGTCCAGCAGCCGCTGGTAGCCGACCAGATCCGTGGGGATGGCGATGTTGAAGACCCGCTCCGGGAGCAGTTCGTCCAGCACGCTTGAGAAGCGGTCCACCTCCTCCACACCATGGCCAAAGGAGAAGGAATCCCCCACGACGAACCAGTCCGCCGGCCCGGATTGCGCCAGGTCACGCCCGTCGCGGAAGCCGTGGCGATTGATGCGGACCCTGACATCGTAGTCCCCCGTGTTCTTCCACATCCGACCGTCGAAGCCCACGGGGGCCAGGGGCACGCCATCCCGCTCGTGGTAGGTGATGCGCCCGGCGGGTGAGTACTGCGGCAGGACCAGCCGGACAAGGCCCTCGAGCAGTAGGAGACTGAACAGGGTGGAGACCAGCAGCACCAGGCCCCGCACCAGGATCGCACGCAGTCCAGGTCCCATCCCAGCCTCCTTCCGGTCGATGGTGGATCACAACCCCACAGCCTGGACGCCACCGCGGCGGCCTGCTCGCGGCTCGATTCCGGCCGCTGGATGCTGTCGCTTCTCCCTATCTTCACTCCCGGCGGGCACGCGGCCCGCTGGGGGGAGCACAAGGTGGCGATGCTGAAACACTCTGTCTTCCTGCTGAAGCAAGGCCTGGCCAACCGGGACGCACTCCGGCTCCGGGACAGGCTGGAGGCCGAGGAGAGGCTGTCCGCCGACGAACTGGCGGAGCGCGCCTGGCACAAGATGCGCTCCTTGGTTCGCTTCGCCTGGGAAAGCACCCCCTTCTACCGTCGCTTCTACGGAGCGGCGGGCTTCCTGCCGGGCGACCTTCGACAGCGCGAGGACTGGCAAGGCCTGCCTGTTCTCACCAAGCAGCACCTGCGGGAGTCCTTCCCCGAGCTGGTGGCGCGCCCGGTCCGGCGCCGCTGGCAACGGGTGTCCAGCACAGGGGGCAGCACCGGGGAGCCGGTCAAGGTGCTCTTCGACACCCGGGTGCGCCTGGAGGCCTTTGCCTGGCGCATGCTGGACTGGTGGGGTCGATTCCCCTCCGATGACATCGCCTTCGTCTTCCGCCGGACGCAGGGCCGGGGTGGCCGCCTGCTGAACCACCTGCTTTGGTGGCCCACCCGCCGCTTGTTCCTGGACGCGGGCGCCATGTCGACCCCGGCGGTGGATCGTTTCCTCCGGCACATGAAGCGAACCCGACCCGCCATCCTCCAGGGCTACACGGGCGCCCTGGCGGACGTGGCGGAGGAGCTGGAGCGCCGCGGCCTGCGACCGGACCACCTCAAGGCCGTCTGGTGCACATCGGCTCCGCTGCCGGACAGCCAGCGCAGGCTGCTGGAGAGGGCCTTCGGCGCACCGGCCTATGACCAGTACGGGTGTGGCGAAGTCTTCTGGGTGGCCGCCGAATGCCGTCTGCGACAGGGCCTGCATGTGTTCCATGCCAGCCGGCACATCGACGTGGTGGACGAGGACGAGCGACCCTGCGCCCCGGGCACACCCGGCGACCTGCTGGTCAGCGACTTGGAGAACCGGGTCTTTCCCATCCTGCGCTACCGTAACGGTGATCAGGGAAGCACCTTGCCGCACCACTGCCCCTGCGGCTTGCCCTTGCCGCTTATCGCCAACGTCAAGGGACGGATCAGCGATTCCCTGCGCCTGCCTGGCGGGCGGACCATCGCCGGGGACTACCTGACGACCATCTTCGATTCCTGCCCGGAGGCGGTGCGGGCCTTCCAGGTGCGCCAACTTCTGGACCAATCCATTGTGCTGCGCTGCGTGCCGGGAGACGGGGCGCACGCCCGGAGGCAGGTGGAGGCAGTGGCGTTGGGGCTGCGCCACTGCGTGGCGGGATGCGTGCCCGTCCGGCTGGAGCTGGTGGAGCGCATCGCCCATGACCGGGGCAAGACACGTTTCATCGTGCGCGAGACGGAGGAGGGGAGGTGAAGCGGCCGCTCGTCGTGATCAACGGCCCCATCCTCCAGGACGGAGCGCGCCGGCTGATCACCCGGCACACGGGTCGCATGCTGTCCGAGGTTGCCGGGAAGCTGGGCCCCCTCGAGTTGTGGCAATTCCTGGTGCCGCGGCAGGATGCGCGGACGGCGGGCGGGTTGTTCGACTTCGATCTCTCCCTCCACCCCCTGCTCGCGGCGGGGGGTGTGCCCAGTCCGGCGGGCTCCGGCTGGAAGCGCCTGGTGCCGAGGCTGCACATGTACGCAGGTCTGCCGGCGAAGGTGGCCCATCGTCCCTGGTGTTACCTGTTCCTGCCGGGCACACTGCCTGCGGCCTGCGCGGCGGCCTGCCGCCTGCGCGGGGTTCCCTACGCCGTCTATCTGCGGGGCTTGGCCCCCGACGACTGGTTGCATGCCCAGGCCCTCGGGCATGCCCGCCTGGTGGTCTGCAACAACACCCATGACGCCGGGCGTGCCTCGCGCCATGCCCGCCCGGTGGTCATTGCCCGTGCCTTGACAGAATTGGACGGGGGGGATCTGGAGCGACCCAGGGATTTCCGTCCGCGACCTCGCCGACTGCTCTTTGTGGGCAGACTGGAGAAGCCTAAAGGTGTGGATGTGTTGCTGACCGTCTTCAACCGGTTGAGGCGGGATGATCCAGACCTGGAGTTGGTGCTGGTGGGGGATGGTCCCCTGGCACCTGAGGCCGAGGCGATGGACGGCACGTGCGGCGGGATCCGGTTGACGGGGACCCTGCACGACCGGGACAGCCTGGCGCGGGAGTATCTACAGGCGGACCTGTTCATCCTGCCTTCCCTGGCGGAAGGCTTCCCCCGGGTTCTCTACGAGGCCATGATCTTCCGTCTGCCCATCGTGACAACCATGGTGGGAGGCATCCCATCCGTCATGGAGGATGGTCGGAATTGCCTGGCCGTGGCCCCCGGCAGTCCGGAGTCACTGGAGACGGCCATCCGCCGCCTTCTGTGGGATTCCGCCTTGCGGGCCACCTTGGTGGAGGGGGGGATGGGCACCATGAGGGCCTGGCTGGAGTGCCGGCTGCCCTCCCACGCCGACCACTTGCTGCAAGCATTTCCGCCCATGGGGAGGAGATCGTGAGTTCCGGGACCCGCCCCCGCATCCTGGTCCTGCTGCCGCACTTCCTGCCGGGCCTCGCCTACGGCGGCCCGGTGCGCACCGTGGCCAACCTGCTCGAGCGCATGGGGGAGGAGTTCGACTTCCATCTGTTGACCGCCAACCACGACTTCCGCAGCACCGTCCCCTATGAGGCGCCCGCCGACCAGTGGCTCGACTGGCGGGGCATGGCCCGCGTGCGCTATGCCACGCCGGCCGGCCTGCGTCCCCCCTCCC from bacterium encodes the following:
- a CDS encoding DUF5989 family protein encodes the protein MEFLRDLWGFMRMRRKYWLLPLLAVLLVFGALIVLSSGSALAPFIYTLF
- a CDS encoding carbamoyltransferase encodes the protein MPDAILGISAYYHDSAAALLIDGELVAAAHEERFSRRKHDPAFPLQAARYVLEEGGLGRGALSAVAFYDKPLIKFERLLETYHGFAPRGLNSFLAAIPQWIREKLFMKRLLRTELAKLGVGEVPLLFPEHHLSHAASAFYPSPFEEAAILTLDGVGEWATTIIGKGSGKEIDVLRELHFPHSIGLLYSAFTAYTGFRVNSGEYKLMGLAPYGNADSPETRRFVQLILDELVDLRADGSLLLNMAYFQFATGLRMCHERKWEALFGLPPRASESEITQHHMNLANAIQHVTEEAVLRLARAAREATGCRDLVMAGGVALNSVANGRLLRERIFERIWIQPAAGDAGGALGAAYAARHIWQGRERTIHPQGRDQMAGAYLGPAYGTREIARVARRHQAPFRQYDDFSELAAECARLLADGRVIGWFQGRMEFGPRALGNRSILGDARHPDMQKKMNLKIKYREGFRPFAPSVLEEDVGEYFDLDVPSPYMLLVVPVQPARRRPVPDGYQDLELYDRLYWQRSDIPAVTHVDYSARIQSVSRVDNPRYWTLINEFKRQSGCGVIVNTSFNVRGEPIVCTPEDAYRCFMRTEMDHLAMGNCLFDKQRQGTWTDDGNWREDFVLD
- a CDS encoding glycosyltransferase — protein: MKRPLVVINGPILQDGARRLITRHTGRMLSEVAGKLGPLELWQFLVPRQDARTAGGLFDFDLSLHPLLAAGGVPSPAGSGWKRLVPRLHMYAGLPAKVAHRPWCYLFLPGTLPAACAAACRLRGVPYAVYLRGLAPDDWLHAQALGHARLVVCNNTHDAGRASRHARPVVIARALTELDGGDLERPRDFRPRPRRLLFVGRLEKPKGVDVLLTVFNRLRRDDPDLELVLVGDGPLAPEAEAMDGTCGGIRLTGTLHDRDSLAREYLQADLFILPSLAEGFPRVLYEAMIFRLPIVTTMVGGIPSVMEDGRNCLAVAPGSPESLETAIRRLLWDSALRATLVEGGMGTMRAWLECRLPSHADHLLQAFPPMGRRS